The following coding sequences are from one Rhodobiaceae bacterium window:
- the exo I gene encoding beta-hexosaminidase, with the protein MESSLEHLMPMPVVVKPSGDTLVLRGLAVDAPTPRLHAALLRLLGRLENSGGSTLPIVEEGQGTPFLMEVQAVVSAHPMPDMDESYRLSIAADGVRLTAESDVGALRGLQTLLQLFDYVEGSWRLPCCEIEDRPRFSWRGMLLDTSRHFMQKEHVLRLLDCMEVAKLNVLHFHLANDQGFRMECETFPKLHEEGSEGAYYTKEDMAEIIAFAADRGIRVVPEFCLPGHAVSWQVAYPELSASDDPPTRIGETRGAFSIPIDPSLEETYGFIDKFVAEMAQVFPDPHFHTGGDEVNPTAWKENPRIKAFMDARGFKRGRDLQAYFTGRYAALVAKHGKIPIGWEEVLHSDVPEDVIVHLWKDGAYAKDLARHPVLTSWNTYLDLQQPSDWLYRKDPLDFTIDGDAPPEGLDMVGAEMTNWAETIHGGNLDMRTWPRGAAIAERFWSPRTYCDERGADTLYARLDVFERYLTAAGSRHQGHAARACVELYEGADEEALGCFADLIEPAAYPFLRRRRLLLERMLPRLFPAPDVERYSDMRRFVDHLPAESMTGREFRIDVEEFAKKGDPDLARSIAKRLLAWEALAKEVQTLARQNSAMRSDGLERLAIGLGRIARIGSSCLRALQKGRSLSPLRVWWCQQRLKAYTYEIFYLDKDVLRRIVRDLSKPDVLNRHNIAILPGVAHLLEMASGERH; encoded by the coding sequence ATGGAAAGCTCACTTGAACATCTGATGCCTATGCCGGTGGTTGTGAAGCCCAGTGGCGACACACTTGTTCTCAGGGGTCTGGCTGTTGATGCCCCGACGCCACGTCTTCACGCTGCACTCCTTCGTCTTCTGGGGCGTCTGGAGAACTCGGGGGGCTCTACCCTTCCCATCGTGGAGGAAGGGCAAGGCACGCCCTTTCTGATGGAGGTGCAGGCTGTCGTTTCCGCTCATCCCATGCCCGATATGGATGAGAGCTATCGCCTGAGCATTGCCGCTGACGGGGTTCGCTTGACCGCTGAGAGCGACGTAGGGGCACTCCGTGGACTGCAAACCCTGCTTCAATTGTTCGATTATGTGGAGGGGTCCTGGCGGCTTCCTTGTTGTGAAATAGAAGATCGTCCCCGCTTTTCCTGGCGTGGCATGTTGCTCGATACATCCCGACATTTTATGCAGAAGGAACATGTGCTCCGCCTTCTCGATTGTATGGAAGTGGCAAAACTCAACGTGCTCCACTTTCACCTGGCTAATGATCAGGGATTTCGGATGGAGTGTGAGACGTTTCCCAAGCTGCATGAAGAGGGCAGTGAAGGGGCGTACTACACCAAGGAGGACATGGCGGAGATCATCGCTTTTGCAGCGGACCGGGGCATTCGTGTCGTGCCGGAATTCTGCCTGCCGGGTCACGCGGTTTCCTGGCAGGTCGCCTATCCAGAGCTTTCAGCGTCGGATGATCCGCCGACACGCATCGGCGAAACGCGGGGGGCTTTTTCTATCCCCATCGATCCATCCCTCGAAGAAACATATGGGTTTATCGACAAGTTCGTCGCTGAGATGGCCCAGGTTTTCCCGGACCCCCATTTTCATACCGGTGGCGATGAAGTGAATCCGACGGCCTGGAAAGAAAACCCGCGTATCAAGGCGTTCATGGATGCACGGGGCTTTAAACGCGGGCGGGACCTGCAAGCTTATTTTACCGGACGCTATGCGGCGCTCGTGGCGAAACACGGGAAAATCCCCATCGGCTGGGAAGAGGTTTTGCATAGTGACGTGCCGGAAGATGTGATTGTGCACCTTTGGAAAGATGGGGCTTATGCCAAAGACCTTGCGCGCCATCCAGTTCTCACCTCGTGGAACACCTATCTTGATCTTCAACAACCATCTGACTGGCTTTACCGCAAGGATCCCCTTGATTTCACCATCGATGGCGATGCGCCGCCTGAGGGCCTTGATATGGTTGGTGCGGAGATGACCAATTGGGCGGAGACGATCCACGGTGGCAATCTGGATATGCGAACCTGGCCTAGAGGGGCTGCGATCGCTGAAAGGTTCTGGAGCCCGCGGACTTATTGTGATGAGCGAGGGGCGGACACGCTTTACGCCCGACTTGACGTTTTTGAGCGTTACCTAACCGCAGCGGGGTCACGGCATCAAGGACATGCGGCGCGTGCCTGCGTGGAGCTTTACGAGGGCGCTGATGAGGAGGCGCTTGGATGTTTCGCTGATCTTATTGAACCTGCGGCTTATCCCTTTTTGCGTCGTCGACGATTGCTTCTTGAGCGCATGCTGCCACGGCTATTCCCGGCACCGGATGTGGAGCGGTATTCCGATATGCGACGGTTTGTTGATCACTTGCCTGCCGAAAGTATGACGGGCCGAGAGTTTCGGATAGACGTAGAGGAGTTTGCAAAGAAGGGCGATCCGGACCTGGCGCGCAGCATTGCAAAACGTCTTTTGGCCTGGGAAGCGCTCGCAAAAGAGGTTCAGACACTTGCGCGTCAAAATTCCGCAATGCGGTCAGACGGTCTAGAAAGACTCGCCATTGGATTGGGGCGCATTGCGCGGATTGGTTCCAGTTGTTTACGTGCGCTGCAGAAAGGACGTTCTTTATCGCCGCTTCGTGTCTGGTGGTGCCAACAGCGTTTAAAGGCTTATACCTACGAGATTTTCTATCTCGACAAAGACGTGTTGCGACGCATTGTTCGCGACTTGAGCAAGCCAGACGTTCTTAACCGTCACAATATTGCAATTCTGCCCGGCGTCGCCCATCTATTGGAAATGGCTTCCGGGGAAAGGCATTAG
- the rpsU gene encoding 30S ribosomal protein S21 produces the protein MQVLVRDNNVDQALKALKKKMQREGIFREMKLRNFYEKPSEKRAREKAEAVRRTRKLARKKMQREGLLPGKKR, from the coding sequence GTGCAGGTACTCGTTCGCGACAATAACGTCGATCAGGCTCTCAAAGCGCTCAAAAAGAAAATGCAGCGTGAAGGGATTTTCCGCGAAATGAAGCTGCGGAATTTCTACGAGAAGCCATCTGAGAAACGCGCACGCGAAAAAGCTGAAGCTGTTCGCCGGACCCGTAAGCTGGCCCGCAAGAAAATGCAGCGTGAAGGCCTTTTGCCAGGCAAGAAGCGCTAA
- a CDS encoding putative acetyltransferase translates to MSEIAVRVALPEDHAFLAACMGGLQEAEIEVEANRNSVEAAAEPHLNWVLEQVAAKDGAVFVAEFQEQRVGCLMCTMDEDNGEYVKPQHRRYGYVNDLYVGQKARGTGVADALMQAAEDYFREKGLTNIRLGVLSENKRARSFYERLGWHSYEQVYRKNL, encoded by the coding sequence ATGAGTGAAATTGCTGTGAGGGTTGCTCTGCCGGAGGACCATGCTTTTCTGGCTGCCTGCATGGGTGGTTTGCAGGAAGCTGAGATAGAGGTCGAAGCGAATAGAAACTCCGTTGAGGCGGCCGCTGAACCCCACCTCAACTGGGTGCTGGAGCAGGTTGCCGCGAAAGATGGTGCGGTGTTTGTTGCTGAGTTTCAGGAGCAGCGGGTCGGCTGTCTCATGTGCACGATGGACGAAGATAATGGGGAATATGTGAAGCCCCAACATCGCCGATATGGCTATGTGAATGATCTCTATGTCGGTCAAAAAGCACGTGGAACAGGTGTTGCTGACGCGCTGATGCAGGCGGCGGAAGACTATTTCCGTGAAAAAGGCCTCACCAATATTCGGCTTGGTGTGCTGAGCGAGAATAAGCGAGCGCGGTCTTTTTATGAGCGTCTTGGCTGGCATTCCTATGAGCAGGTCTATCGGAAGAATCTCTAG
- a CDS encoding iron-sulfur cluster biosynthesis transcriptional regulator SufR (SufR_cyano) — MAVRQHLYAMQDEGLVSFEEKAEGRGRPTKYWALTDAANSYFPDAHGDLAVSLLTEMREVFGEAGLERLLAARTEDQKKSYKKRLKGAETLEAKLGALAEIRSEEGYMATSMPAPDEEGAYLLVENHCPVCSAAATCQGLCKYELELFQSVVGRGVDVTREEHILSGARRCAYRVCPKRKKAAR; from the coding sequence ATGGCCGTGCGCCAGCATCTCTATGCGATGCAGGATGAGGGGCTCGTTTCCTTTGAGGAAAAAGCCGAGGGACGAGGGCGCCCTACAAAATATTGGGCTCTCACAGACGCAGCAAACAGCTATTTCCCCGACGCCCATGGAGACCTGGCGGTGAGCCTTCTGACTGAGATGCGGGAGGTGTTTGGCGAGGCCGGCTTGGAGCGCCTGCTTGCCGCGCGGACAGAGGATCAGAAGAAGAGCTATAAGAAGCGGCTGAAGGGTGCTGAGACGCTGGAAGCAAAGCTAGGTGCCCTGGCTGAAATTCGCTCTGAGGAAGGCTATATGGCCACCTCTATGCCTGCGCCAGATGAAGAGGGTGCCTACCTCCTGGTCGAAAACCATTGTCCCGTCTGCAGCGCAGCCGCCACCTGCCAGGGTCTTTGTAAGTATGAACTGGAGCTTTTTCAAAGCGTCGTCGGCCGGGGCGTGGATGTCACCCGGGAAGAGCACATTTTGAGTGGCGCCAGGCGCTGTGCCTATCGGGTCTGCCCTAAACGCAAAAAAGCCGCCCGTTAA